The DNA region CTGTAAATAATGTCCATTCTATTTTCTctccaaaaaaatcaaaaacatgcatgtcgtattttgtgggacagatctcttatttgggtcatccatgaaaaaatattactctttatgataagagtattactttttattttgaatatcgataTGATTGACTCGTCTTATAAATAAGATTCGTAAGATCGTCTCTGAACATACACACCACCACCCCCAGCTAATAGCGGTTCGCGACTGGATTGGCATTGACCTACCCCACCATTCTGTTTTCATTCCATTATATATTATGGTCATTGGGATCGGGCACGTATTTATCTGCTGCTCTAAACTCCAGCGTAAGCAAAAGTTTTATGGCGTCATTTTCACCACGTGTCTTGTTTAAATAATTCGCTTTGACGATATCTGACTCCAGTCCACGATACCAGTGTGGTCCCGTACACGGCAAATACTTTTGCGGAACATTTCACCCTATCTTGTGTGGTATTGCTCCATTTTAAAGATCAAATATCCAATTTTAATCACGCGGTTCCACcaatttctttaaaatcaacTGCCTACTTTTGCTCCATGCGGTTCCGAAAAAGGAGCTGGGTGGGAACAACAAATTCTTCTGGAAAGCCAACGCGATTTCGTTTTTTCCGCTCACATTTcgaaatcaaatatatatatacgcaCGCGATTTCAGTTCTGTCTCTATCGCGGCGGCGCATCGGGTGACACATAGGTAAAATTCTTCTCGTGATTTTGTTGAATGtcttttttttcctattttctgcgTTGCGTTAATGCTTGTTTTGCCTCAGGAATGTGGCTGCATTTGAGAGGATTTTTTTTGAGCTCTAGGTTTTCGATGATTGTTCGAGTTTCTATTTTTTGTAGACTTCGCGGATCGCATGCTGGTATGATGGTAAGTCTGTGATTCTCGTCCGCTTTTTCCAACATATTTTGTTTTTATCCCTTACGTCTCTTCATTTTTAATGGTTATATTATAATCTTTGAATTGGATTCATCGatttgttaaataatttgtttaCGTAGAAACCGTGATATTCTTTGTACCAGCAGTTTTGATCTTGTGCATGCCGGTTGTTAaagttaaataatttgtaatCACAAAATTAAAGAGATTTCAGTTGCCTcctgcatatatatatatatgcagcTGCGTGGATTAACGCAAGCTGATGCATCATCACTATTTTAGCTAGTATATTTGTCGGCTTCTGCAACGGACTATACACATCACCTTTGAGTATTGAAGCCGGTGATGGGTTCTGGTTTGTCATTAGATTGGGGGAAATGATATTTTCTTTATACTAACTACTCGAATTTTCAATTGCTTTGACTTATGTGAAGCTTATAACAAAAGAATCATGAGTTGCATCATACTTATGCATTCAATTATCTCAAGTTTCTTCATGAGATATTTCTGTCCGAGGTAGCAGTTTCATccttttataaattattattattatgatgatGATTTGTGGCGCAGAAGCACGTTCAGAGGCAAGGCTAGTGAAAATTAAAAGCATATACAGCTGCACTAAGTGAAGCTAAACGCAAAATGAAATTCGGTAAGGAACTTAAGAAACAAAAGGTGCCTGAATGGACAGAGGCCTATGTAGACTATAATGGACTTAAACGAATACTACAAGAAATTCGCAGTTTCAACCAATGTCAGGAACAATCAACTCCATCTGGAGATCCTCTTAACATACCGGTCAAGGATTTCATGGATCTCGACATGACCGATCAAGATCCTTCCACCCAGGTAGACATTGAGAACCAAGTGATAGCTGTCAATGCAGAGCAGCAGCAGAACTccagaaaaatatataaaaccaAGTTACTTTCATTTCCTGAAGGAGGGGAGAACGAGATAAAATTCTTTAAGAAACTTGATGATGAGCTCAATAAAACAAATAACTTTTTTAAGGACAAGGTGGAAGAAGTAATGAGGGAAGCAGCTTTGCTTAATAAACAAATGGATGCGCTAATTGCATTGCGGATCAAAGTGATGAATCCATATTTCGATGGATCAGGTTCTCTGAAATGCCTTTACACAGATATTAGCAATTTGGCACCTTCAAAGATTACATTTCCTGGGAGAGCAGACTCTTCTGGTGGGTGCTACTGAGAATGAACTGCTCATGATTTTGAGTATTTCTCTTCCCAattctaaattaattatttactGGATTGTTATATTACAGATgttttaataaatctaaaccaACTTCCCTAATGTGGTGTCTGGTGTTTTACTTTGGTGTGATCCTTGGGGTGAGGACTCATCCTATACGTTGTTACACCCTATTTCAGTTCTATTTAGTAGTTAATTTATGCAGGAACTAAGCAAATGGATTGGGGATCTTGTGCTGAAATTAATTGCACAAGTCTGCTCGAACCTGGCTCTCCTGGTGAGTGATGAAGTTCTGATTATCATCTTTaacttttaaaacttttaaattcgTTGAATATCGTACGAACTGTTGAGTTCAATAAGTTGATATATTTTTAGTAATATCGCATTTGAATTTGAAGTCTATAACAGGCTCTAGCTGTCAAGTACCGGACTCTAGTTGTCAAgctaaatttgaaattcattccaTGGAAAATTATACTTATGCCTCAACTACTGAGGAAAATCCCGTAGATTCCAGAACATCACGTTTGGAAATCCTTGACCGTGTAACGATATCAAACACATATGATAATCCAATATCAACTATCAAAGGAGTTCTAAAAGACTCTAAAGATAAGGGTTTGAGTTGTGACAGAGAAGAACTCAAACAAGTTGAAGAAAGACTGAAGCTTGTGTTTGTTGAGTTCTATCAAAAGCTTTACCTTCTGAAGTGTTACAGGTACATGACATCAGAAGTGTGCACCCATATTAATGTGTTTTCAGAAATGTACTATTCTGCTATATTGATATCATTTTATAATTGAAAAACAGCTTCATGAATCTATCAGCCTTTTCGAAGATCCTGAAGAAATACGAAAAGGTGCCTTGACTCTTGAGTGATAATAAATGCTTGCTATGTTTCATGGCACATTTTTGTGCACAACATATAATACGgaaatacatacatatatagtCAACAGTGTACAATTTTTCTGAAATTGTTCATATCATCTACTTGTTGAATGTAACAGATAACATCTAGAAGGGTTGCAAGATCATACATGAGAATTGTAGATAACTCTTATATTGGAAGCTCTGATGAGGTATGTAGACATATCAGATAATTTTGCTAATTTTTCAGTTACAGGATTTGGAGTTTAGTTACTACATCGTGCACATATCAGCCTAAATATCCATGTGAACTTTTTGTTATGGTGAATTGTGCAGTATTACATTCCTATACCCTTTCAACCCTAAATTGTTTGAATAAAATCTCAAAAGAAATGTTGGGATGGGACATGATTGTAACCCATGATTAAGGGTAAATAAGGTTCTAATATCATTCAACTATTTTCGAAATTGTTGAACCTTGCCTATATCCTTTAGGGCAAAAATTGCTCTAGTATATTCATTTACACTCATTTGGGTGCATACCATTAGAGAATAATTTTTATGTAAGAGTAATTTATATTGTACTGTGATTTATGAACCGATCAAATTTCTATCTATACTGCATATATTTTATAGAAGAGATATAGTCTGGCTCAATACCATGTTaaagaagaaaataaataatgaaaataatcaGAAGTGTGCACCTCTTTGTTTGCCTTCTGATTGACAGATCTGAGCTGCATGGATCTCAAATTTGTAGTCCAAATCCGTTGTGTATGTTAGACAACAAGAATAATATTGAGAATTTGAAATGTGTACTTCAAATACAACATTGTTCTTATTCATTTTGGGAGCATTTAATCCAAATATGTCCATCCAAACATTTGCATCGGAAACCTAGTGAGCAAGAAACTATCATTTAGTTTTGGGTTTGTATGTTGCTTTCTTAAATGACTATTGGAACCGATCTTATTTTCTACATGTAATATCAGGTGATCTGTCTCATGGAAAAGGTGGAGTCTGTCTTCATCAAGCATTTCTTGAACTCTAATCGCCGGGAAGGCATGAAGTTACTGAGGCCAAAAAAGAAGATAGAAAAGCATCGGATAACATTCTTATCAGGTTAGtgacattattaattttatctttttttcttGATTGTTCTCGTAGATCGCCAAGCTGTATGGCTTTTGCTGCTCTTTGGtgttcagtgcttcaaaaaagTGTGAACATTCTGTATGATCCGCTAACTCTGTTCTCAATCTCCAGGTTTCTTTTCTGGTTTCTCAATCTCCCTACTTGTTGCAGTTGTTCTACTTATCAGTGATAGAAAACTAATAGAGAAAAAGAGTGAAATTTCATACATGAATGTTATCTTCCCACTTTACAGGTGAAGAGGACattgatattaattttttattgtacTAGCATATAGTATCAAGCTTCAATACCTATAATTAACATTACATTGGAGCTTCTTGCCATTCATTCTTTTT from Primulina tabacum isolate GXHZ01 chromosome 14, ASM2559414v2, whole genome shotgun sequence includes:
- the LOC142525195 gene encoding phosphate transporter PHO1 homolog 10-like isoform X1, whose amino-acid sequence is MKFGKELKKQKVPEWTEAYVDYNGLKRILQEIRSFNQCQEQSTPSGDPLNIPVKDFMDLDMTDQDPSTQVDIENQVIAVNAEQQQNSRKIYKTKLLSFPEGGENEIKFFKKLDDELNKTNNFFKDKVEEVMREAALLNKQMDALIALRIKVMNPYFDGSGSLKCLYTDISNLAPSKITFPGRADSSGTKQMDWGSCAEINCTSLLEPGSPGSSCQVPDSSCQAKFEIHSMENYTYASTTEENPVDSRTSRLEILDRVTISNTYDNPISTIKGVLKDSKDKGLSCDREELKQVEERLKLVFVEFYQKLYLLKCYSFMNLSAFSKILKKYEKITSRRVARSYMRIVDNSYIGSSDEVICLMEKVESVFIKHFLNSNRREGMKLLRPKKKIEKHRITFLSGFFSGFSISLLVAVVLLISDRKLIEKKSEISYMNVIFPLYSFFVYIVFHMLLYGANIYFWRRYKINYPFIFGFKQGTELGYREVFLLGNGLAVIALGTFLVHLHIKMDSKSQHFETYIELLPLGLVIVVFAIMFCPFNVIFRSSRFFLITCVFHCICAPLYKVTLPEFFLADQLTSQIQALRSFEYYVCFYGRGKLSRRRTKCSSHEIYNVFYFIVAVIPYWFRFLQCVRRFFEGEDYTAHGFNGLRYFLTIVAVVIRTAFELRKRLTWKVLAVVSSAIATLGNTYWDIVVDWGLLQRNSKNLFLREKLLVSHKSVYFAAMVLDVLLRFAWVQVVLTFDLQSLHGMTVTTIFACLEILRRGIWNFFRLENEHLNNVGKYRAFKSVPLPFNYYDDEDEDEDDDGDKDD